The genomic interval GGCAAAGTACAGTAGGGCTTCATTGCTTATAATTCATGATTGCATCCATAAATCGTGCAAGCACACAGGATTATAGCGACAAAGATCTACAAATCGAGGCTTTAAAAATCCAAGCAAATGAGCTCTTACTTTGTAAACTCGTTCTCAGGGCGCTATCCAAATGGCTCCGACTATCAGTTACTAAATTATGGGACTAACGGCGCTGTGAGCGGCTCCTTCAGAGACCCTGGCACCATGCACTCCGGGTCTTTCGGCTACAACTACAATGGCATGGACCTAACCGTGAACCGCACCAACACCGGCAGCCACTTCGGGGCCGTGAGAGAGGATGCCCGGGGATTCGCGCCAGACGCCCGCTACAGACAGACACCCAACTGCTCGCTCTCATCTCCAGAGCCTGTGCCGCCGTCGTGCGCCACGGCCAACCGGGAGCCCCTGGAACTAAAAAGCCCCTCTCCTCCTTCTGACCGGAGCTCGACCTCGAGCGGCAACAATCTCAACTCCAACAACAACGCTCATTTCTCGGAGATAGAGGACGCCACCGTCGCCTCAGAGACCGAGGAAGGCGCACACAGCAGCGGCGGCTCCAGCTCGGCTCCTCgggcgcagcagcag from Perca fluviatilis chromosome 21, GENO_Pfluv_1.0, whole genome shotgun sequence carries:
- the hoxb5b gene encoding homeobox protein Hox-B5b isoform X1, with the protein product MSSYFVNSFSGRYPNGSDYQLLNYGTNGAVSGSFRDPGTMHSGSFGYNYNGMDLTVNRTNTGSHFGAVREDARGFAPDARYRQTPNCSLSSPEPVPPSCATANREPLELKSPSPPSDRSSTSSGNNLNSNNNAHFSEIEDATVASETEEGAHSSGGSSSAPRAQQQQQQHQDPSATSSTPTSNDCQSPQIFPWMRKLHISHDMTGPDGKRARTAYTRYQTLELEKEFHFNRYLTRRRRIEIAHALCLSERQIKIWFQNRRMKWKKDNKLKSMSLVTGGSAFHN
- the hoxb5b gene encoding homeobox protein Hox-B5b isoform X2, with the protein product MSSYFVNSFSGRYPNGSDYQLLNYGTNGAVSGSFRDPGTMHSGSFGYNYNGMDLTVNRTNTGSHFGAVREDARGFAPDARYRQTPNCSLSSPEPVPPSCATANREPLELKSPSPPSDRSSTSSGNNLNSNNNAHFSEIEDATVASETEEGAHSSGGSSSAPRAQQQQQQHQDPSATSSTPTSNDCQSPQIFPWMRKLHISHDMTGPDGKRARTAYTRYQTLELEKEFHFNRCFNLSSLL